The segment TCTATATTCGAAAATAAACTGGACTAAAGATACAGAAGAACTGGTTTATACTTTCAATATGGACCCAATAAATTTTGACGCTATTAACGACAGTGAAAACAGCGATTCTCTAATTGAATCGAATGACACTACTTATTCCATAGAGTCATTCTCATCGAAACTTCCGGCGGTGGTAAAGCTTGGCTTGTCCAGATCATATCACAAGCTTACTTGGGCTGTTGATTGGGAACAGGGAGTTTCATCGGGAGCCTGGCAGGCGGTAACACCGCGTTTGTCGGCTGGTTTGGAATACAGACCTATCGGTGTATTCCCTCTGAGGCTGGGAACCTCTTTTGGCGGCGATAGAGGCACTATTTACTCAACCGGATTCGGAATATATATGGGACCAATGCATATAGATATGGCCATCGCCAATAACGGTTCGATTAAGCCAAACGGCACTAAGGGCGTGTTGTTTGCTTTCGCAATGGGCTTAAGATTCTAATTATAGTTGACTGACTACTGGAGAGAGAGATGATTACGCCAATGAGAAATACTTACTGTCTCAGGCTGCTGAAATCATTTTTGCTGGCGATTACGGCGGGCATTATCCTGCCCGCCGCTCTCCCGGCAATGCCGCCATTTCCGCAGGAAAACGGCAGTATGAAAGCTAACCAAGTGCCGCAATCATATTATATGAAAAACAGAAACAGATTACATGAAAACGGTGTAAATGCGCCCGGTGACTTGCTGACAAAGCGAAAAACAGGATTGACGAAAGCTAATGTTTCGAGAGAAATAAATATTCTGGCAATACTAATCGATTTTTCAGATAAACCCGCTCAAGCTATGGCGGCATATTTTGACACATTGATTTATGAAGATATTTCGGGGTCTGTTATGAATTACTATAAGGAAGTCTCATACAACACCCTGACTATCACTACGGCAGTGATTCCCTCAACGTTTGGCTGGCAAAGAGCACCCGAAACTTATGATTACTATTGCAATGGCCAAAACGGACTTGGCGGTTATCCTAATAATGCCCGGAAATTAGTTGAGGATGCGGTTGATCTTGTTGACCCTTATGTTGATTTTTCTAATTATGATAATGATTCCGATGGCGAGGTTGACGGCCTTATAATCATTCATTCCGGTACGGGCGCCGAAAAAACCGGCTCAAGCGATGACATTTGGTCTCATAAATGGACTATTAATGCGCGGCTTGTCGATGGCGTATATGTTAAAACCTATACGATGGACCCTGAATACTGGAATTATCCGGAAGATATGACCTGCGGCGTTTTCTGCCATGAATTGGGACACATGTTCGGCTTGCCTGATTTATATGATACGGATCTCTCATCAAACGGCATCGGCAAATGGAGCCTAATGGCTTCAGGCGCCTGGAATGGGACTTTGGGCAATTCACCGGCTCATCTTGATGCCTGGTGCAAGGAACAGCTTGGTTTTGTGATAACTGAGCAATTGGTTAGCAATCAGACCAATATTTCGATTCCGGCAGTAGAAAATAATCCAACGGTTTATAAATTAACAACGGACAGTTTAGCTAACGAGGAATATTTCCTTGTGGAAAACAGGCAGCAAATCAGCTATGACAGCCACCTTCCCGGCAATGGCTTGCTGATTTGGCATATTTATAATAGCCAGAGCAACAACAACAGCGAATGGATGCCTGAAAATGGCGTAGCGAGCAGTACTAACAATTATAAGGTAGCGTTAATTCAGGCTGACAACAATTGGGATTTGGAAAAATGCATTAATCGCGGCGACAGCGGCGATCCATTCCCCGGCTTATCCGGCAATAATATATTCAATAGTAATTCCAGTCCAAATTCATATTCATATAGCGGCACAGCTTCCAATGTGTCGGTTGTAAATATCAGTAATTCCGGCGCTATAATGACTGCCGATATGGGGATTGGCATTGAGGGAAACAGTCATGATGATAATCAGACTGCCGGCAACCTGGTATTAAACCAGAATTTCCCTAATCCTTTTAACTCGATGACTACAATCAGCTTCCAGTTGAAACAGGCGGGTTTTGCCGAAATTGCTATTTTTGATATTTCCGGTAGATTGGTCAAGAAAGTATTTTCGGGAAATCTAAGCGTTGGTTTACATAATTTCGTATGGGATGGCTCTAATCAAAGCGGTTTTAATGTCGGTTCGGGCGTTTATTTATACCGTATTAGCTTAAATAATACCGACAGCTTATATCGTAAAATGTTATTAATTAAGTAAGTGAAAGCCGGAGGTTTAGAATAAATCGTACGCAAACACAAGTGAATAATCACAGCAATAAAATAGCTTCCGGTTCTGAATCAGTAAGCAAAGAAAGACCTAAACGCCCTTAAAAAGCTTTTAAGACAAAGTTAAAAGAGATAATATAAAATGCTAAGAACGGGTGATATTATTATGTTAACAGGAAACTTCTCTTGACATTTTTTTGTTAATGCTTATATTGATAAGTGTGGGGAAGCTGAATAGTTTAGCTTAGAACAGAATAGCTTTGAATTAATGATTATCTCAACAGCTATTATATTGATGATTAATTGTTTATTGGAGAGCAAGCTACAATTTCAATAGAATATTGCTGTGAGTCTGGCAATTAGTCTTCTTACCCCCTCCGGAGGATTATTGCCATATAGCCTCACAGCGCTTAAACCCCTGCATATAGCGGGGGTTATTTTATTAAGTCCGGATTTTACAGCCATGCCCGCCGGCAGGCAGGTTGGAATTTTGTTATGGCAGTGATTATCATATAAGACATCGCTATGAATCGATATCATTCTTTGGCAGCCAAGGCGCGCAATACGATTTTATTGCATTATCAGGATGAATGCTTGCGTATCATACCCTGCCACCATTTATCGAATTTGGGTATATAAACAAACACCGGTATTGCTAACGCCCAGCCGGCAAAGATATCAATTACATAATGATGGCGAAGGTATACTGTCGATAAAATCAACCCGATGCAAAACGGCAGGATTATCCAGAAAGTGGTTTTCGTATATTTCCAGGCAAACATCAGCGACAACAATGTTACCGCCGAGTGCAGAGATGGAAAAGCGCACCGCGACCAGCTGGGGAGCATATTGATCGCCTGGTTGGCGACATTGGTCAGGATAGCGCCGTCAAGATTGACTGTATATAGATGCTTAAGAGTCAGGCGCGGCGGCACCGCCGGAAACAGGACGTAGAGAAAATAACCGCAATAGAAGCATAATATAACAGTAACAATCGTCTCCCGAAACTCCTGTCGGCGTTTTTGTATAAGCAAAACAATAGCGACAATCGGCGCAAACATGAAAAATATCATATAGCAGAACGAGAATATCTCAGTCAGCCAGGGATGGACAAATTGCTGAGACCAAACGCACGGCTGACAGCCAAACAGCCATTGGTCGATGGCGATAAGGTAGTTGTGGATATCGTTGGGATTGGCAAAATGGACTGTATCATGAAGGTTGGTGTATATCGCTAAGCAATAGGCAAACGGTAGAATATCCCGTAAAAACGAGAGGATAGCGTTATCGGAACGCTGGCGGGTGATAATATAGGCGATGATAATAACGATGACCACCGCTCCCAGTCTTTGCATATCGCCAATGAAAAGTTTTGGTACATACCCCTGGGCTTTGAAAAAGAAATAGGCTTTAAATGTCAGGTATGCCATCGGGAAGAAAGCAGCTAAGGCGATAAATTCCTCCGGCCTAAACGAGAAAATGATATGTTTGAGCTTTGCGGCAAAGTTTGTCGTTTCGGACGGCATATCTGGTTTATTCATTTCGACAGTTTTTGACATGGGGGGATATATAATTTATAATAGGGTTAAAGTAAATTGTTTTTTGTGAAAAATTATTCCTCGTTTTATCGAGTCTCCGCACCCGACAACAAAAGTAATTTATCGCGATGGCAGAAGCAAAAGTAATTTATCGCGATGGCAGGAACCCTTTCCTGCTATCTTTTATTAGCGTACCAATGTCGTCAGGAAAGGGTTCCTGACAACGCATGAAAATCCTGCATAAATTCTTTATAATTTAATTTATTTCATAGAGTTAACATTTAAAAAAGTGGAAATCATACTGCGAGAGGTGTCGGGTTTTTCATTCGTCCGCCTAAGGCGGACTCATTCGGAACCCGACTTGCTGTGTTATGAAAAAATAATAAAAAAAAAAATGAGGAAACTCCAAGTCAATTATCCCTTGACAAATGGCTGATTTTTCTCTATATATTATAATAGTTATGCATCAAGTTAGTAAAGAGCTGAGCATCTACAATTATTTGCGTAATAACCTCATTAGGGTAATAAAGTAATTTTACCCTGAAGTCGAGAAGGATATTTTAATTAACTATTCGTTCTAATCACAAGGAGGATGTTAGCAATAATCTAATTAACAAATTTTATCATCAAATTAGGTCTGCCATTATAATTTTAATCCAAAGAGAATCAAGTATGCCAATATTGATTTCTATTGAGTTATAATAATTGGCATTTCCGATAATTAGTATTTCAACGATAGCTTTAATAGCTCTTGAATATTTTAAAATTTAATTGGTTTTTACATCAAGCGGGGGTGAATTTATGTTTTATCTGATTTGAGAATGAGTGATAAGGAGGAGTGAGTTGCATAAAAGTATTTTTATTTTAGCGGTTATTGTTTTGGTAGTAAGTTTTATAACTGTTGGCGCAATAGCCGACTGGGAACCGGGAGACAATTACGAGATGCATTTCCCGCAGCTGCCGGATGAAGATGGCTGGGGTGTTAATGCTTCCTGGCCTATGACTTTGGCAGACGATTGGCTATGCACCGAATCAGGCTGGATTCAAGATATTCATTACTGGGGTTCATGGAAACATGATTATGCAGGAGAAATCGAGTACTTTATATTGAGTATCCATGATGACATTCCCGACAGCCTGAATCCGTCCGGCTACAGCATGCCGGAAAACCCGCCCTTATGGACATTAGATGTGCCTTATAATGATGTTATAGTCGTTCCATTTACTCCGGATACTTTGGAAGGCTGGTTTGACCCAAACAGCGGCGAAATTCTTGATAATGACCATTTACAGTATTTCCAATACAATATCTTTTTAGATGAGGACAACTGGTTTTGGCAGGAGGAGGGTACTGTTTACTGGCTGAATATCTCTGCGGTTTTGGCAGGCGCCCAACCTGATACGATTGAGTGGGGTTGGAATTCATCCGAAAATCACTGGAATGACAAGACTGTCTGGTGTTTAAACCCCGACTTCTACTGGATAGATATTTACGAACCGGCGATACCGATTTCAAACACTTTTACTTCTTACTTAAATGAAAGCGGCGATTCTGCCTGGGGTTGGGGTTCGGACGCTTATGGTGAGGGCTGGTACTACTATCCGGAATCCAACTCGTGGAATATCTGGTTCTATGACCATCCGATGGATACTACTCGGAAAAAAATTATCAGGATTGAATTCGATATAGTTAAATACACGCATTCTTGGCCCTCAATGGCAGTAGTATCGTTATGCTGGTCGAACCAGCTGTGGGTCGATACAACAAGTCCGCCGGTTGAATCATTGGAAGAGGAATTCATAGACAGTGAAATAATCCTTGCCGCTGAAAATTACGAAGGGTTGTGGACATACGTTTTGGATATTGAGGATTTCAACCCTGCCTGGGTCTCGGTTAAAATTCAGGGAAATAACTTCTCGCTTATGAATGGGGTCATTGATCATGCCTGCTATGGTTCGCTTGATATGGCATTTGTGATTTCCGGCGAATCCGGCCGTCCAGCACCGCAAACCGGCGACCCTGATTACAACGACGCACCCTACATGCCAATTGCCTGCCATCAAGATCAAACATACGAGCGACTGGGGCAGCTATCGGATAATGAGCCTGCTCCTATTTATGATGATGACACTCAAGGCATAACCAATGACGACGATGGCTTAATTGGCGCAGTTTTAGCTAATGGCTACCTGACATTAAGATTCGTAGTTTCTTCCTCGTATTCGGCTAATCCCGGTAGTTTCCTGTCATGCTCGGAAGATTGTGTGGATGCCTGGGTTGACTGGAACGGCAACGATAGATTTGAACACGCATCCGAATATATTGGAAGCTGGACAGGCAATCCGATAACCGGCTGGAACGGCCCTTTTGGTCGGGATGCGGTGATTGGCACAATTACCGGTTTCGTAGGCATCAGAGAGCCGGGATATTACCCGATTCGACTCCGTCTTAACTGGGAACAATATACAGGAATACATACGCCAAGCCCGGGAAGCGGCATTATCGGAACTTGCGATGATTGGGGTGAGGTTGAAGACGAGGTGTTTTATATAACTCCCGGCGGCGGTAATTGGGACTATAAAATGCACTTCCCGCAGCTTCCTGATGAAACAGGCTGGGATGCTAATGCTACCTGGCCGATGATATTGGCCGATGACTGGATGTGCTCGGAGACAGGCTGGGTTAAAGATATTCATTTTTGGGGTTCATGGCGTCAAGGCTTAACAGGAAACATTGACAGTTTTTTAGTGCGAATCCATTATGATGTACCGGCAAATCAAAGTCCTACCGGCTACAGCATGCCCGGTCTTTTAGTCTGGGAAAATACAATAGGGCGAAGTATGTTTGAAGAATTTCCTTTGGCAGCGGATTCATTCGAGGGTTGGTTTACTCCCGCCGAGATTGTAACTGAAGTAAATCCTATGGATAACTGGGAATACTGGCGCTATGATATACTACTTCCCGACAGCTTGTGGTTCGAGCAGGAAAACGGCGTTATCTACTGGCTGAGTATATCTGCTTTTATCGAGGATATGCTTCCCGATACGATTGTATGGGGTTGGAAATCATCCAGCGACCATTGGAATGATAACAGCGTCTGGGTACAATTTCCTGATAATTTCAGAAGAGAATTGTATGAACCGACATTCCCGTATACTCCTTTCGATATCAATGATGACGGATATGCAGCAACCGTAGCCGATCTTATTTTACTGATCAACTATTTAAATGGAGTTTCGCTGCCGCCATACGAGGTTGATGGCTTCTATCCGGCGGCAGATTGTGACGGCAATTGCGTGATTGATATTAACGATTATTATAATTTGGCTGGCCATATAATTGATCCCTACAGCATTACCCTCTCTTACTGCACATATTATCCGCCGGATGATATTATTCAATCGCTCGATCTGTCGTTTGTAATCACTGGCGATACATTAGAATCGGCGCCCGATAATAATGACTGCGAAAATGCTTCCGCAATAAATGATGGCGATACGCCGTTTTCTACGTTAGGTTCAACAACTGATAATAATGGCAACTGCAGTTTAGCTTTACAAAAGGATATATGGTTTAGATATACCGCTGCCTGCACCGGCACTTTAACAGTTGATTTATGCTATTCTAATTTTGACACCTATGTCGGTATTTTTGATAATTGCAATGACATGAACTGCATAGCGACAAATAATGATGGCTGCGGTATATTAAACGGTCCATCTTATGTACAATTTGTTGTGAGTGCCGGAATTGACTACCTGATTTGCGTTGGCGGCAATGGCGGCGCAACCGGCAGCGGCATAATTACTATCACCTGCGCTCCTACTGTCAACTGCTTCAATTATCTTACCGGCGATGTTAATATGCATATCGGTTTATGGCCGCCGGTAGTAATCGGTTCGGATGTTACATATCTGATTAATTATTTCAGAGGCATAATAGCCTCTCAGCCATGTTTTATGAATAATCCAGCAAGTGATGTTCCATACTTCTGGGCCTCGGCAGATGTTAACGGCGACTGCATAGTCATGGGCAGCGATGCTACCAAGCTGGTTACATATTTTAGAGGTACTGGCTCAATTGATTATTGTATCAGCTATACGCCATGCTGGCCACCTCTTCCCCCCGACCCACCCTCCGGCTGGCCAAATTGCCAGATACCGCCGGTTTTAAAGGGTTCGACGATAATACCATCTCAATCCGGCAAATAGATTAAGGTAGAGTAGTGAAGTCAGAAGTAACTTCTGACTTCACGCATGTTGTTGACAAAAAGTATTAATTAGTAAATTTCATAAGAGCATTTAGTAGGTTTAGTTTTGACCGCAGGAGCTTGCGCCAAAAGTTATAAAAGTCTATATCCCATTGCGCTTATAGGGGCATATTGCAATACGCCCCTACGCGATGCCCTTGCAAATCAATGGCTTATCTACAAACAATACATCTGATTTATTAGCAAAATGTCCGCAATGATTGCTCAATCAATCTTTTATCACAGCCCCGTAGTGAAAAACCCGACGTTTCGACTCTGATAAGTAATTTACTGAGGGAAAGAGGTTTATATTGCCGAGACAAGGTGTCGGGTTTTTTCTCGCCTTCGGCGAGCCGGAATCCGATCCGCTACTGTCCTACCAATAATTTATAGGTTTTAAGAATTATTGAAATATTTCCTTTATGTTGGTTATTTATCGATATGACCTTCTGTTAAAATCCTGATTTGCAAAACGGCGCTTGGCAGCCAATCGGAAAGCAAAAATTAACGATACTTTTAAATGGGTAACCTTATACGTTATCGCAGGCGAATTCTTTAAAAAAAGCTTGACAGTTTGAAAATAATTATATACAATACAGCAGAGGTAGCAAACATGGTTTTGTATCTAAAAGCATCCTTAATTATTCTAAATCGTATTAATGTTTACGAACTATTAACTAAAATAAAACTTTAAGGAATTTTAAGCGTTTTATGAAAACGCAAGCAAGAAAAATATGTGAATTAATTACTTCATAAGCAACAAATAAATAACTTTAAGTGGAATTTAGGTATTAAGTTAACCTCGAAGCAAATAGCAATTTTAATGATGGGAGGAGAAGTATAAAAGCATACGTTAAGGAATCAGCAA is part of the Candidatus Zixiibacteriota bacterium genome and harbors:
- a CDS encoding M6 family metalloprotease domain-containing protein — protein: MRNTYCLRLLKSFLLAITAGIILPAALPAMPPFPQENGSMKANQVPQSYYMKNRNRLHENGVNAPGDLLTKRKTGLTKANVSREINILAILIDFSDKPAQAMAAYFDTLIYEDISGSVMNYYKEVSYNTLTITTAVIPSTFGWQRAPETYDYYCNGQNGLGGYPNNARKLVEDAVDLVDPYVDFSNYDNDSDGEVDGLIIIHSGTGAEKTGSSDDIWSHKWTINARLVDGVYVKTYTMDPEYWNYPEDMTCGVFCHELGHMFGLPDLYDTDLSSNGIGKWSLMASGAWNGTLGNSPAHLDAWCKEQLGFVITEQLVSNQTNISIPAVENNPTVYKLTTDSLANEEYFLVENRQQISYDSHLPGNGLLIWHIYNSQSNNNSEWMPENGVASSTNNYKVALIQADNNWDLEKCINRGDSGDPFPGLSGNNIFNSNSSPNSYSYSGTASNVSVVNISNSGAIMTADMGIGIEGNSHDDNQTAGNLVLNQNFPNPFNSMTTISFQLKQAGFAEIAIFDISGRLVKKVFSGNLSVGLHNFVWDGSNQSGFNVGSGVYLYRISLNNTDSLYRKMLLIK
- a CDS encoding inositol phosphorylceramide synthase, whose translation is MSKTVEMNKPDMPSETTNFAAKLKHIIFSFRPEEFIALAAFFPMAYLTFKAYFFFKAQGYVPKLFIGDMQRLGAVVIVIIIAYIITRQRSDNAILSFLRDILPFAYCLAIYTNLHDTVHFANPNDIHNYLIAIDQWLFGCQPCVWSQQFVHPWLTEIFSFCYMIFFMFAPIVAIVLLIQKRRQEFRETIVTVILCFYCGYFLYVLFPAVPPRLTLKHLYTVNLDGAILTNVANQAINMLPSWSRCAFPSLHSAVTLLSLMFAWKYTKTTFWIILPFCIGLILSTVYLRHHYVIDIFAGWALAIPVFVYIPKFDKWWQGMIRKHSS